One Anolis carolinensis isolate JA03-04 chromosome 4, rAnoCar3.1.pri, whole genome shotgun sequence DNA window includes the following coding sequences:
- the LOC100562497 gene encoding cytochrome P450 4A4 isoform X1, translated as MCKNKTATESLMSASWNFAQLFQLTVALILTCVALKAIQLFQTRKKLLKGLRDFPGPPTHWLYGHIHMMGLQKELISIQKWTEEFPRCFPVWYGGFLAGLAINHPEYVKAVYSKGDPKCPIFYHGLIPWIGKGLLLLEGPKWQQHRKLLTPGFHYEILKSYVIPVAESVKVMLAKWETLSSQDNEVSVEIYNHVNLMTLDSILKCAFSFQSNCQMDRDNFHVKIIHDLAFLINERTLVPLYQNDFIYSLSSQGRWFHKTCKLAHLHTDKIIQKRQESLKAENKTLFKGKHFDFLDILLLTKDERGNPLPQEDLRAEVATFMFAGHDTTASGISWLFYCMAQNPEHQERCREEIKEVLRDQETIQWDNLGKLTYTTMCIKESLRLYPPVPLIARTLDSPLTFDDGRTLPKGFLVGVCIFALHRNSEVWDNPKVYDPMRFSPENSCLRHPYAYLPFSAGSRNCIGQQFAMMEMKVALALTLLRFELKPDPANPSIPVAQIVIRSKNGVHLKLKKLQ; from the exons atgtgtaaaaacaaaacagccacGGAGAGTCTAATGTCTGCCTCCTGGAACTTCGCTCAGCTTTTCCAGCTCACTGTTGCTCTGATCCTGACCTGTGTGGCTCTGAAAGCCATCCAACTGTTTCAGACAAGGAAAAAACTGCTGAAGGGGCTGAGGGATTTCCCAGGGCCTCCCACTCACTGGCTCTATGGCCACATCCATATG ATGGGCCTCCAGAAAGAACTAATAAGTATACAGAAGTGGACAGAAGAATTTCCAAGATGTTTTCCTGTATGGTATGGAGGTTTCTTAGCTGGTTTAGCGATCAACCACCCTGAGTATGTCAAAGCAGTATACAGCAAAGGAG ATCCAAAATGTCCTATATTTTATCATGGCTTGATTCCATGGATTG GGAAAGGTTTATTGCTCCTGGAAGGGCCAAAGTGGCAACAACATCGGAAGCTACTCACGCCAGGATTTCATTATGAGATTCTGAAGTCTTATGTGATTCCAGTGGCTGAGTCTGTCAAAGTGATGCTG GCTAAATGGGAGACATTGTCCTCGCAAGACAATGAAGTATCTGTGGAAATATATAACCATGTCAACCTGATGACCCTTGACAGCATCCTGAAATGTGCCTTCAGTTTCCAGAGCAACTGCCAGATGGATAG GGACAATTTCCATGTTAAAATTATCCATGATCTCGCCTTCCTGATCAATGAGAGAACTCTTGTACCCCTGTATCAAAATGATTTCATTTACTCATTGAGCTCCCAAGGACGTTGGTTCCACAAAACCTGCAAATTAGCTCACCTTCACACAG ataaaattattcaaaaaagACAAGAATCCCTCAAGGCTGAAAACAAGACATTGTTCAAAGGGAAGCATTTTGACTTTCTGGATATCCTTCTTTTGACAAAG GATGAAAGGGGAAATCCATTACCTCAAGAAGATCTACGTGCCGAAGTGGCCACTTTCATGTTTGCAGGTCATGATACTACAGCTAGTGGGATTTCATGGCTGTTTTACTGCATGGCTCAAAATcctgaacatcaggagagatGCAGGGAAGAGATAAAAGAAGTCCTCAGGGACCAAGAAACCATTCAATG GGATAACCTAGGAAAGCTAACATACACCACTATGTGCATCAAAGAGAGCCTTCGGCTTTACCCACCAGTACCCTTAATAGCTCGAACATTGGATTCACCTCTGACATTTGATGATGGACGAACCCTGCCAAAAG GTTTTCTAGTTGGAGTGTGTATATTTGCTTTGCACAGAAATTCTGAAGTATGGGACAACCCTAAG GTATATGATCCCATGCGGTTTTCCCCAGAGAATTCATGTTTGCGCCATCCTTACGCATATCTCCCTTTTTCTGCTGGGTCAAG AAACTGCATTGGGCAGCAGTTTGCCATGATGGAGATGAAAGTGGCTCTTGCATTAACATTGCTCCGGTTTGAGCTGAAACCAGACCCAGCAAATCCTTCAATTCCAGTGGCTCAGATAGTCATACGCTCCAAGAATGGAGTACATCTGAAACTGAAGAAGCTTCAATGA
- the LOC100562497 gene encoding cytochrome P450 4A11 isoform X3, whose protein sequence is MCKNKTATESLMSASWNFAQLFQLTVALILTCVALKAIQLFQTRKKLLKGLRDFPGPPTHWLYGHIHMMGLQKELISIQKWTEEFPRCFPVWYGGFLAGLAINHPEYVKAVYSKGDPKCPIFYHGLIPWIGKGLLLLEGPKWQQHRKLLTPGFHYEILKSYVIPVAESVKVMLAKWETLSSQDNEVSVEIYNHVNLMTLDSILKCAFSFQSNCQMDRDNFHVKIIHDLAFLINERTLVPLYQNDFIYSLSSQGRWFHKTCKLAHLHTDKIIQKRQESLKAENKTLFKGKHFDFLDILLLTKDERGNPLPQEDLRAEVATFMFAGHDTTASGISWLFYCMAQNPEHQERCREEIKEVLRDQETIQWDNLGKLTYTTMCIKESLRLYPPVPLIARTLDSPLTFDDGRTLPKGFLVGVCIFALHRNSEVWDNPKVYDPMRFSPENSCLRHPYAYLPFSAGSRRVW, encoded by the exons atgtgtaaaaacaaaacagccacGGAGAGTCTAATGTCTGCCTCCTGGAACTTCGCTCAGCTTTTCCAGCTCACTGTTGCTCTGATCCTGACCTGTGTGGCTCTGAAAGCCATCCAACTGTTTCAGACAAGGAAAAAACTGCTGAAGGGGCTGAGGGATTTCCCAGGGCCTCCCACTCACTGGCTCTATGGCCACATCCATATG ATGGGCCTCCAGAAAGAACTAATAAGTATACAGAAGTGGACAGAAGAATTTCCAAGATGTTTTCCTGTATGGTATGGAGGTTTCTTAGCTGGTTTAGCGATCAACCACCCTGAGTATGTCAAAGCAGTATACAGCAAAGGAG ATCCAAAATGTCCTATATTTTATCATGGCTTGATTCCATGGATTG GGAAAGGTTTATTGCTCCTGGAAGGGCCAAAGTGGCAACAACATCGGAAGCTACTCACGCCAGGATTTCATTATGAGATTCTGAAGTCTTATGTGATTCCAGTGGCTGAGTCTGTCAAAGTGATGCTG GCTAAATGGGAGACATTGTCCTCGCAAGACAATGAAGTATCTGTGGAAATATATAACCATGTCAACCTGATGACCCTTGACAGCATCCTGAAATGTGCCTTCAGTTTCCAGAGCAACTGCCAGATGGATAG GGACAATTTCCATGTTAAAATTATCCATGATCTCGCCTTCCTGATCAATGAGAGAACTCTTGTACCCCTGTATCAAAATGATTTCATTTACTCATTGAGCTCCCAAGGACGTTGGTTCCACAAAACCTGCAAATTAGCTCACCTTCACACAG ataaaattattcaaaaaagACAAGAATCCCTCAAGGCTGAAAACAAGACATTGTTCAAAGGGAAGCATTTTGACTTTCTGGATATCCTTCTTTTGACAAAG GATGAAAGGGGAAATCCATTACCTCAAGAAGATCTACGTGCCGAAGTGGCCACTTTCATGTTTGCAGGTCATGATACTACAGCTAGTGGGATTTCATGGCTGTTTTACTGCATGGCTCAAAATcctgaacatcaggagagatGCAGGGAAGAGATAAAAGAAGTCCTCAGGGACCAAGAAACCATTCAATG GGATAACCTAGGAAAGCTAACATACACCACTATGTGCATCAAAGAGAGCCTTCGGCTTTACCCACCAGTACCCTTAATAGCTCGAACATTGGATTCACCTCTGACATTTGATGATGGACGAACCCTGCCAAAAG GTTTTCTAGTTGGAGTGTGTATATTTGCTTTGCACAGAAATTCTGAAGTATGGGACAACCCTAAG GTATATGATCCCATGCGGTTTTCCCCAGAGAATTCATGTTTGCGCCATCCTTACGCATATCTCCCTTTTTCTGCTGGGTCAAG
- the LOC100562497 gene encoding cytochrome P450 4A11 isoform X2 → MCKNKTATESLMSASWNFAQLFQLTVALILTCVALKAIQLFQTRKKLLKGLRDFPGPPTHWLYGHIHMMGLQKELISIQKWTEEFPRCFPVWYGGFLAGLAINHPEYVKAVYSKGDPKCPIFYHGLIPWIGKGLLLLEGPKWQQHRKLLTPGFHYEILKSYVIPVAESVKVMLAKWETLSSQDNEVSVEIYNHVNLMTLDSILKCAFSFQSNCQMDRDNFHVKIIHDLAFLINERTLVPLYQNDFIYSLSSQGRWFHKTCKLAHLHTDKIIQKRQESLKAENKTLFKGKHFDFLDILLLTKDERGNPLPQEDLRAEVATFMFAGHDTTASGISWLFYCMAQNPEHQERCREEIKEVLRDQETIQWDNLGKLTYTTMCIKESLRLYPPVPLIARTLDSPLTFDDGRTLPKGFLVGVCIFALHRNSEVWDNPKVYDPMRFSPENSCLRHPYAYLPFSAGSSRRVW, encoded by the exons atgtgtaaaaacaaaacagccacGGAGAGTCTAATGTCTGCCTCCTGGAACTTCGCTCAGCTTTTCCAGCTCACTGTTGCTCTGATCCTGACCTGTGTGGCTCTGAAAGCCATCCAACTGTTTCAGACAAGGAAAAAACTGCTGAAGGGGCTGAGGGATTTCCCAGGGCCTCCCACTCACTGGCTCTATGGCCACATCCATATG ATGGGCCTCCAGAAAGAACTAATAAGTATACAGAAGTGGACAGAAGAATTTCCAAGATGTTTTCCTGTATGGTATGGAGGTTTCTTAGCTGGTTTAGCGATCAACCACCCTGAGTATGTCAAAGCAGTATACAGCAAAGGAG ATCCAAAATGTCCTATATTTTATCATGGCTTGATTCCATGGATTG GGAAAGGTTTATTGCTCCTGGAAGGGCCAAAGTGGCAACAACATCGGAAGCTACTCACGCCAGGATTTCATTATGAGATTCTGAAGTCTTATGTGATTCCAGTGGCTGAGTCTGTCAAAGTGATGCTG GCTAAATGGGAGACATTGTCCTCGCAAGACAATGAAGTATCTGTGGAAATATATAACCATGTCAACCTGATGACCCTTGACAGCATCCTGAAATGTGCCTTCAGTTTCCAGAGCAACTGCCAGATGGATAG GGACAATTTCCATGTTAAAATTATCCATGATCTCGCCTTCCTGATCAATGAGAGAACTCTTGTACCCCTGTATCAAAATGATTTCATTTACTCATTGAGCTCCCAAGGACGTTGGTTCCACAAAACCTGCAAATTAGCTCACCTTCACACAG ataaaattattcaaaaaagACAAGAATCCCTCAAGGCTGAAAACAAGACATTGTTCAAAGGGAAGCATTTTGACTTTCTGGATATCCTTCTTTTGACAAAG GATGAAAGGGGAAATCCATTACCTCAAGAAGATCTACGTGCCGAAGTGGCCACTTTCATGTTTGCAGGTCATGATACTACAGCTAGTGGGATTTCATGGCTGTTTTACTGCATGGCTCAAAATcctgaacatcaggagagatGCAGGGAAGAGATAAAAGAAGTCCTCAGGGACCAAGAAACCATTCAATG GGATAACCTAGGAAAGCTAACATACACCACTATGTGCATCAAAGAGAGCCTTCGGCTTTACCCACCAGTACCCTTAATAGCTCGAACATTGGATTCACCTCTGACATTTGATGATGGACGAACCCTGCCAAAAG GTTTTCTAGTTGGAGTGTGTATATTTGCTTTGCACAGAAATTCTGAAGTATGGGACAACCCTAAG GTATATGATCCCATGCGGTTTTCCCCAGAGAATTCATGTTTGCGCCATCCTTACGCATATCTCCCTTTTTCTGCTGGGTCAAG